A region from the Haloferax sp. Atlit-12N genome encodes:
- a CDS encoding ABC transporter permease translates to MSNAVSSREAIASGIEYFRENRWLRLGLFIGVPVGVLVAFFALPLLSMLWMSLLEEMPPSALSLDHYIRIFTGDLYVNILWRTAVLTAESTAIVVVLGYILAYSIARFSKRTTLILMLIILPFWTNYIVRMYALINIFQKGGVLDTVMLALGLTGETGGIMYTHPAVLAGLSYVWLPLATFPFYASLTNMDDSLIDASKDLGAGPIKTFFRVTLPITKDGVIAGIVLVAIPSFGSFITPALLGGTNVLMIGMVIEQQFTSAFNWPFGSALGMVVTAVVVTLIVLGAWYGAGGQITRSGGDLE, encoded by the coding sequence ATGAGCAACGCTGTCTCCAGTCGCGAAGCCATTGCATCGGGAATCGAATACTTCCGGGAGAACCGATGGCTTCGATTGGGGCTTTTCATCGGTGTACCGGTGGGCGTGTTGGTGGCGTTTTTCGCGCTTCCACTCCTCTCAATGCTGTGGATGTCACTACTGGAAGAGATGCCTCCGTCGGCGTTATCTCTGGACCACTATATCCGCATCTTCACTGGGGATCTGTACGTGAACATCCTCTGGCGGACGGCAGTTCTGACCGCGGAGTCGACCGCTATTGTGGTAGTTCTAGGCTACATCCTTGCGTACAGTATCGCCCGGTTCTCGAAGCGGACGACGCTTATCCTCATGTTGATCATCTTGCCGTTCTGGACCAACTACATCGTCCGGATGTATGCGCTGATCAACATCTTCCAGAAGGGAGGCGTCCTCGATACCGTGATGCTCGCATTGGGGCTGACAGGCGAAACAGGCGGGATCATGTACACACACCCAGCGGTGCTCGCGGGGCTCTCGTACGTGTGGCTTCCGCTGGCCACCTTCCCGTTTTACGCCTCGTTGACAAACATGGACGATAGCCTCATCGACGCCTCGAAGGACCTCGGGGCAGGTCCGATCAAGACGTTCTTCAGGGTAACACTTCCAATCACGAAAGACGGCGTCATCGCGGGTATCGTCTTGGTTGCCATCCCGTCGTTCGGTTCGTTCATCACCCCAGCGCTTCTCGGCGGTACGAACGTCCTCATGATCGGGATGGTGATTGAACAGCAGTTCACCTCGGCGTTCAACTGGCCGTTTGGATCGGCTCTCGGTATGGTTGTCACCGCTGTTGTCGTTACGCTCATCGTGCTCGG